A genomic window from Paenibacillus sp. FSL K6-0276 includes:
- the qoxD gene encoding cytochrome aa3 quinol oxidase subunit IV, with the protein MKQLFPIRHVMGFLASLVLSVAALAVIYLDLSNTANMAILLVTALIQASLQLFLFMHIGESADTKKELYINIAYALFVGLVTIFGTLFIFVWGWYA; encoded by the coding sequence ATGAAGCAATTGTTTCCAATTCGCCATGTGATGGGTTTCTTAGCCTCTCTTGTCCTTTCTGTGGCTGCACTTGCTGTAATCTATCTTGATCTATCCAATACTGCGAACATGGCTATCCTGCTTGTTACAGCCCTCATTCAGGCTTCCTTGCAGCTCTTCCTGTTCATGCATATCGGGGAATCAGCAGATACCAAGAAAGAACTTTACATCAATATCGCCTATGCCTTATTCGTTGGCTTAGTCACGATATTCGGTACACTCTTCATCTTCGTATGGGGCTGGTATGCTTAA
- a CDS encoding beta-mannanase, with the protein MRYAEVNASAPLITDVTTQVDDRFCTLRWRWPDCVQAVYIHKTSAEEASIGTGDIPPVGMKLYTREEYKSNNGYRDRLDEIGLVSYTIFTRLAENGETLLVRQSDGANRVVVSAGKARIYYSIQQKRGLFGKQKTVHMAITAEVPLARDVLCYVKKRGGHPAGKEDGILFPFVQDFAPGRNVLPPIEVGKDDFVRIFFTDGPKYGLYYELVPE; encoded by the coding sequence ATGAGGTACGCCGAGGTTAATGCTTCCGCTCCGTTAATAACGGATGTGACAACCCAAGTGGATGACCGGTTCTGTACGCTGAGATGGCGCTGGCCGGACTGCGTGCAGGCGGTGTACATCCACAAGACCTCCGCAGAAGAGGCTTCCATTGGAACAGGGGATATTCCGCCGGTCGGGATGAAGCTCTACACTCGTGAGGAATACAAATCTAACAATGGATATCGTGACCGATTGGATGAGATCGGCCTAGTCTCCTATACCATATTTACTCGCCTTGCTGAGAACGGAGAGACCCTACTGGTGAGGCAAAGTGACGGTGCGAACCGTGTGGTGGTCAGTGCAGGCAAAGCCAGAATCTATTATTCCATCCAACAAAAAAGAGGATTATTCGGAAAACAAAAGACCGTACATATGGCGATTACGGCAGAAGTTCCATTGGCTCGGGATGTCCTCTGTTATGTCAAGAAACGGGGAGGACATCCGGCAGGGAAAGAGGATGGTATTCTCTTTCCCTTCGTACAGGATTTTGCCCCTGGACGCAACGTACTCCCGCCGATTGAGGTCGGCAAGGATGATTTTGTGCGCATCTTTTTTACCGACGGTCCTAAGTATGGGCTTTATTACGAGTTGGTGCCGGAGTAA
- a CDS encoding VWA domain-containing protein → MQRKINLLLLFFSLIGGGVAFLIGEWLLSWYNDLPSIVLVGIYFAIVALGVGIGCLLAEMISPTLNGASWKQRYLGLSWKLLPLMLVLAFGVGALTEFVYELNFGGVKPIKNVVMAIDDSGSMAQSDPDNSRYSAAKALITRMDNDNQVAVVTFNHEAVVVQPLTPLSDSQNREKVLTAIDNLKPTEGGTNISGAISEALKEIDSDGKKNQGAMVILLSDGVSDFDTSRELQTYIDRGIAVNTIGLGMQDPSGTQLLQDIAKVTGGHYYDVKDSALLGDVFQQIYDRLGDRTLLTVRSDATADSPYYAAVRILSLMLIGAALGLGLGVVFDNRHLAKSFGIGGVISGLFAGLILEFGLSGHNFSDGLIRLLAVLILAAIISLFTGVIPVGEGRIYRNRRNNTAPAPSSEGFPDRRRNRNSKGF, encoded by the coding sequence ATGCAGAGAAAAATTAATCTGCTCCTGCTCTTCTTCAGTCTGATCGGTGGCGGGGTCGCTTTTCTCATTGGCGAATGGCTGCTGAGTTGGTATAACGACCTGCCTTCCATCGTGCTTGTTGGCATCTATTTTGCCATTGTAGCGCTTGGTGTCGGCATTGGTTGCCTGCTGGCGGAGATGATCTCGCCAACTCTAAACGGAGCTTCATGGAAGCAGCGCTACCTAGGTCTATCATGGAAGCTCCTGCCTCTGATGCTTGTATTGGCGTTTGGGGTGGGTGCATTAACGGAGTTTGTTTATGAGCTGAATTTTGGCGGTGTGAAGCCGATTAAGAATGTAGTTATGGCTATCGATGACTCTGGCAGTATGGCGCAGAGTGATCCTGATAACAGCCGTTATTCAGCCGCTAAGGCGTTAATTACGAGAATGGACAATGACAATCAGGTAGCAGTGGTGACATTTAACCACGAAGCTGTAGTTGTCCAGCCGTTAACGCCACTCTCAGATTCGCAGAATCGTGAGAAGGTACTGACTGCCATTGATAATCTTAAGCCAACTGAGGGCGGTACGAACATTAGCGGTGCGATCTCAGAGGCACTTAAGGAGATTGATAGTGACGGCAAGAAAAACCAGGGAGCTATGGTCATTTTGCTGTCGGATGGAGTGAGTGATTTCGACACCTCACGAGAATTGCAGACCTATATAGATCGTGGAATTGCCGTAAATACCATTGGTCTGGGGATGCAGGATCCTTCAGGTACCCAGTTGCTGCAGGATATTGCGAAAGTAACGGGCGGTCACTATTATGATGTGAAAGATTCGGCCCTTTTGGGCGATGTATTCCAGCAGATCTATGATCGTTTGGGAGATCGAACATTGCTTACTGTACGCAGTGATGCTACGGCAGATAGTCCATACTATGCTGCGGTTCGTATTTTGTCGCTGATGCTAATCGGTGCTGCACTTGGACTCGGTCTTGGTGTTGTGTTTGACAACCGTCATTTGGCAAAGAGCTTTGGGATTGGCGGCGTAATCTCAGGGTTGTTCGCAGGGCTTATTCTGGAATTCGGACTCAGCGGACACAATTTCTCTGACGGACTTATTCGTCTCCTAGCTGTTCTTATCCTAGCTGCTATCATCTCATTATTTACAGGCGTCATTCCGGTAGGAGAAGGACGTATTTACCGTAATAGAAGAAATAATACAGCTCCTGCTCCATCGTCAGAGGGCTTTCCAGACCGACGGAGAAATCGGAACAGCAAAGGATTCTAG
- a CDS encoding glycosyltransferase, which produces MNAFSGSKITQQMYTRERRGVFRSTEGFDTVAKSDSLDNNFIKKTLHPFCLYDAPAELTTRGEKDESVYPVALHLFHAENGDTVIGLSRYQATDFTGQRSAFFAHNFVVPASRSEEIVQSYGDFLHADFARSYEGELGGTLPELSAIPVIRTDRRPDPIAGLRLLGINEGIFKALLQAVMLSVVGKKKIYIALNVPITELSTRAVELTEILYSVLPYEFRRRLGVITYANEPQSRKYIHLSFVEKGSLRPGDRNIEKDFTFDLVSGRMGNVDFGEARQPYADLVWKLLLLNPGDLDDFVSFADQMLRGESPEHKLSLAFYNELAVFYEIEQGNEHLYTENKSAVLSELLTYLKAEGAIHSRVRLNDIFLERFDREFDLVRQRNVPEPAIMECFKEYFVLKGHNYKVRIVDYFINGMLHSVEAGRKDVLNAAYGIIESNDELSATFFQRVMSESYFRKQLLEPYMESRLVAAPKSVDILNFVLHWGRFLPAALERPFAQDAVRDYLLEKLQLETDPVAAVAEIHGIVDKAEKDRRRGTGVTPMVLSLMLELAASADRFLLNRLSLTEMTQEDLLEVVFLRYGNVVDWQPPLDRISKQKENALRAAYRWFGEENPNEEIFAGLSPKELDDVQLLGRRLLKEARVLEPFERLPLAFYYTSQREDGPLDYDALLELVKHKAGTDKDAIYRFFAWSQGNSLFTISNKKIYPGYRRAILKYFLNSDREAFKNREFRKSYVATARPALQNVYNEARSQLASPLARWISRSRFRLLISGSITGILVIIAIIVFSMLRPEDSKTALPGTTPQPTPVQSPGSQLPPASVYLKDLSADEDKGSSVLVFTFANADDCVQFNPTEISLMTSSNVVDKSFKVAASNGTCSVPSTDGTDEGDLSGDSNSADTTDGTAEGADATNAVVNASPSPSPSSDAEDNTVVPSATAVTEGVHPSYQVEVTLEPGATIVQKSMIKAGRFTLIVDPAPNDTPNVDSSAEPSATASPEGTAE; this is translated from the coding sequence GTGAATGCATTCTCAGGGTCTAAGATCACCCAACAGATGTACACCCGCGAACGCCGCGGAGTGTTTCGTTCCACAGAAGGTTTTGATACGGTAGCGAAATCGGACAGTCTGGACAATAATTTCATCAAAAAAACATTACATCCCTTCTGCCTCTACGATGCTCCAGCAGAGCTGACCACACGTGGGGAGAAGGACGAGTCTGTATACCCAGTAGCGCTGCACCTGTTCCATGCAGAGAATGGCGACACGGTCATTGGGCTGAGTCGTTATCAAGCGACGGATTTTACGGGCCAGCGCAGCGCTTTTTTTGCACATAACTTTGTAGTTCCCGCCTCACGTTCAGAGGAGATTGTACAGAGCTACGGGGACTTTCTGCATGCTGATTTCGCAAGAAGTTATGAAGGAGAGCTGGGTGGAACCTTGCCGGAGCTGTCTGCTATTCCAGTTATACGTACGGATCGTCGCCCTGATCCTATAGCGGGATTACGCTTGTTAGGGATTAATGAAGGGATATTTAAGGCATTGCTGCAAGCGGTGATGCTCTCTGTGGTAGGTAAGAAAAAAATCTATATCGCTCTAAATGTACCGATCACAGAGTTGTCCACGCGGGCGGTAGAGCTTACAGAGATTCTTTATAGCGTGCTACCGTATGAATTCCGCCGTAGATTAGGCGTGATTACGTATGCCAATGAACCGCAAAGCCGTAAATATATCCATCTTAGCTTTGTGGAAAAAGGTTCGCTCCGTCCCGGTGATCGCAACATCGAGAAGGATTTTACATTCGATTTGGTTTCAGGGCGGATGGGGAATGTAGATTTTGGCGAGGCCCGTCAGCCGTATGCTGATCTGGTTTGGAAGCTGTTACTTCTGAATCCAGGGGATCTTGACGATTTCGTAAGTTTTGCTGATCAGATGCTACGTGGAGAAAGCCCTGAGCATAAACTATCGCTCGCTTTCTATAATGAGTTAGCCGTATTTTATGAGATTGAGCAGGGGAATGAGCATTTATATACGGAGAACAAGAGCGCGGTGCTGAGTGAATTGCTTACTTACCTAAAAGCTGAGGGGGCCATTCATTCCAGAGTCCGACTGAACGATATTTTCTTGGAGCGGTTCGACCGAGAATTTGATTTAGTCCGGCAAAGGAATGTTCCGGAGCCTGCTATTATGGAGTGCTTTAAGGAATATTTTGTGCTCAAGGGTCATAATTACAAAGTCAGAATCGTGGATTATTTCATCAATGGTATGCTTCATAGCGTGGAAGCAGGCCGGAAAGATGTATTGAATGCAGCTTACGGTATCATCGAGAGCAATGATGAGCTAAGTGCTACCTTCTTTCAACGGGTGATGTCAGAATCGTATTTCCGCAAGCAACTATTAGAGCCTTATATGGAGTCAAGACTAGTCGCTGCACCAAAATCTGTGGACATTTTGAATTTTGTACTCCATTGGGGCCGGTTTCTACCGGCTGCGTTAGAACGGCCTTTTGCTCAGGATGCAGTAAGGGATTATTTGCTAGAGAAGCTACAACTGGAGACTGATCCGGTTGCTGCGGTGGCGGAAATTCATGGGATTGTAGATAAGGCGGAAAAAGATCGACGTAGAGGTACAGGAGTTACACCTATGGTACTCTCGCTCATGCTGGAGCTTGCCGCATCTGCTGATAGATTTTTGCTGAACCGACTATCACTTACTGAAATGACGCAAGAGGACTTGCTTGAGGTTGTTTTCTTACGTTATGGCAATGTAGTGGATTGGCAACCGCCACTTGATAGAATTAGCAAGCAGAAAGAAAATGCACTCCGCGCTGCTTATCGCTGGTTTGGTGAAGAGAATCCGAATGAAGAGATTTTTGCAGGCTTGTCTCCGAAGGAACTGGACGATGTACAGCTGCTCGGTCGCCGGTTACTGAAGGAAGCTCGTGTTCTAGAGCCATTTGAACGGCTTCCACTAGCCTTCTACTATACCAGTCAGCGCGAAGATGGTCCGCTGGATTATGACGCACTCCTGGAGTTAGTTAAGCATAAGGCCGGTACTGATAAGGATGCTATCTATCGATTCTTTGCTTGGTCCCAAGGAAATTCTTTATTTACGATATCGAATAAAAAGATTTATCCGGGTTATCGCCGGGCGATTCTGAAGTATTTCCTGAACAGTGACCGCGAGGCATTCAAGAATCGCGAATTCCGCAAAAGCTATGTCGCTACCGCTCGGCCTGCTCTACAAAATGTGTACAATGAAGCCCGCTCCCAGCTCGCTTCCCCGCTGGCGCGTTGGATCAGCCGCAGTCGATTTCGACTCCTGATCTCCGGTTCCATCACTGGCATTCTGGTGATTATTGCAATTATCGTATTCAGTATGCTACGTCCGGAAGATTCGAAGACGGCCTTGCCTGGGACAACCCCTCAGCCGACACCTGTTCAGAGTCCAGGCAGTCAGCTTCCGCCGGCTTCCGTTTATTTGAAGGATTTAAGCGCTGATGAAGATAAAGGAAGCAGTGTGTTGGTGTTCACTTTTGCCAACGCGGATGACTGTGTCCAATTTAATCCGACGGAGATTAGTTTGATGACTTCATCAAATGTGGTGGATAAGAGCTTTAAGGTCGCTGCTAGCAATGGAACCTGTTCAGTTCCGTCAACGGATGGAACGGATGAGGGAGACTTGTCTGGCGATTCCAATTCTGCTGACACTACTGATGGAACGGCAGAAGGTGCAGACGCTACTAACGCAGTAGTCAATGCTTCTCCGTCTCCTTCGCCTTCATCTGATGCGGAGGACAACACAGTTGTGCCTTCCGCGACAGCTGTCACAGAAGGAGTACACCCATCCTATCAGGTGGAGGTTACCCTGGAGCCGGGAGCGACAATCGTTCAGAAAAGCATGATCAAGGCTGGTAGATTTACGTTGATCGTAGATCCTGCTCCAAACGATACGCCGAATGTTGATTCAAGTGCTGAACCATCGGCAACTGCAAGTCCGGAAGGAACAGCTGAATAA
- a CDS encoding methyl-accepting chemotaxis protein codes for MKNMKVKFKIGLLLVFSVIMLNVVGVTGFLTMDKMALKTTETYNENLLPVSYVGQMRTNNRAIEAFLLERLISVDVKKNKELIESVKGKVQENNDLLNKLKTVQYKDSTIVSKINKFESSLTDYRAQRDSIIQIADSKGSQEAYKVFSGDFSNSREKMINLLKELSDSLLKGAGAHNSESTATAKSMKTNSILLITFSWIICIVLSVTIIRLITKPLKELQGLMKRAEAGDLTVTAVYTAKDEIGQINSSFNNMLESLRKMMQGIAESTEMLSASSQEMSASAEQTSLASQMIAESSGEIAAGFDEQTESISRTSQSIQAMTNNISAVESSSFEMSDLMGVASGSTDRGVIAVDNIIEQMKEIDSSVTQSQEIVSNLGQLSQEINTIITTINGIATQTNLLALNASIEAARAGEHGRGFAVVAGEIRGLAEATRNSSLKVTDIITHIQKQTESAVESMALGSELVSNGVVQSQLVSQAFHEIQSSIKDATQQTEEIREAVAHVSLESQGVAAAMEQVNAISNKGAVGVQDTSAASQQQLSAMEEMSASAQYLAVLAEDLQKTLARFSL; via the coding sequence ATGAAGAATATGAAAGTGAAATTCAAAATTGGGCTTCTTTTGGTATTTTCTGTGATCATGCTGAACGTCGTTGGGGTAACCGGCTTTCTCACCATGGACAAAATGGCCCTAAAAACAACAGAGACGTATAATGAAAACTTGTTGCCTGTTTCTTACGTGGGGCAAATGCGTACAAACAATCGGGCTATCGAAGCTTTTCTTTTGGAGCGTTTGATTAGTGTTGATGTAAAGAAGAACAAAGAACTGATAGAGAGCGTCAAGGGAAAAGTTCAGGAAAATAATGATCTTTTGAACAAGCTGAAGACCGTCCAATACAAGGATAGTACGATTGTAAGTAAAATAAATAAATTCGAGTCTTCCTTAACAGACTACCGTGCACAAAGAGACAGTATTATTCAGATTGCGGATAGCAAAGGTAGTCAAGAGGCCTATAAAGTATTCAGTGGTGATTTTAGTAATTCCCGTGAGAAAATGATCAATCTGCTTAAAGAACTAAGCGATTCGCTGCTTAAGGGAGCTGGAGCTCATAATTCAGAGTCCACTGCTACCGCTAAAAGTATGAAGACTAATAGTATATTATTGATAACGTTCTCCTGGATCATTTGTATCGTGCTTAGTGTTACAATCATTCGTCTGATTACGAAACCTCTTAAGGAACTTCAAGGGCTGATGAAGCGGGCTGAAGCAGGAGATTTAACCGTGACGGCTGTATATACGGCCAAGGATGAAATCGGCCAAATTAATAGCTCGTTTAACAATATGCTGGAGAGCCTGCGGAAGATGATGCAGGGAATTGCGGAGAGTACAGAAATGTTATCAGCCTCGTCGCAAGAGATGAGCGCTAGTGCTGAGCAGACCTCACTGGCTTCACAAATGATCGCCGAATCTTCAGGAGAGATTGCAGCGGGCTTTGATGAACAGACGGAGAGCATTAGTCGCACCTCACAGTCTATACAAGCTATGACTAATAATATTTCGGCCGTAGAAAGTAGCAGTTTTGAAATGTCCGACCTTATGGGAGTCGCTTCTGGTTCAACGGATCGAGGGGTGATCGCCGTAGATAACATTATAGAACAAATGAAGGAAATCGACTCCAGCGTAACCCAGAGCCAAGAGATTGTTAGTAACCTTGGACAACTGTCGCAGGAGATTAATACGATTATTACGACGATTAATGGAATTGCAACACAGACGAACTTGCTGGCGCTTAATGCATCTATCGAAGCAGCGAGAGCTGGAGAACATGGACGTGGCTTTGCTGTAGTTGCTGGAGAAATTCGAGGTCTTGCAGAAGCAACGCGAAACAGCTCACTGAAAGTAACAGATATAATTACGCATATTCAAAAGCAAACTGAAAGCGCAGTAGAATCAATGGCTTTAGGGTCTGAGCTAGTCTCTAACGGCGTAGTTCAAAGTCAGCTAGTATCTCAAGCGTTTCATGAGATTCAAAGTTCTATTAAAGACGCTACCCAGCAGACGGAAGAGATCAGAGAGGCGGTTGCGCATGTCTCTTTAGAGTCACAAGGTGTAGCGGCAGCAATGGAACAGGTCAATGCTATATCCAATAAAGGGGCGGTGGGTGTTCAGGACACCAGCGCGGCTAGTCAACAGCAACTGTCTGCTATGGAGGAAATGTCCGCATCAGCTCAGTATTTAGCAGTGCTGGCCGAAGATCTACAGAAGACCTTGGCAAGATTCAGTTTATAG
- a CDS encoding DUF4430 domain-containing protein, whose protein sequence is MKTIFSSKFFVLGLALFMVISILGTSLAPAGTIFAEAGVSTGQEASSDSVTNAERINVADATYTAAEFILKGGLQSDWQAIGLAQAGYKLPASYSLSLEKKVKDAEGNFANVTDYARIVLAVRAIGADPTSFAGSGTAPGYNLIEKIYNHDKISGQKLNNPVYALIALDSGKYNIPYNAKWTVDKLIAEIISKQNQDGGFALTTGASEPDMTAIALAALAAHKSNPEAYTAGLQAVAWLSNAQDSHGGYGDSAESAAQAILGLTSFGVDPSGLEYTKNKVNLIGNLLSYRLADGSFAHSRGGSSNVLATEQGLQALVAYNLLYKGSNSKLYDFSKSSVQSALIYAPVTVEGPNSTLAQGYVYAGNALGALEKLALQTNLPITNPSGAYVTGIGNVLGGSYGGYDGWMYIVSRGGQWINPDVGMSDFALKDSDQLLVYYAGDDTKLVDSVTVSKPSPKEGDSFTVVVTSKTWKWDAVTNTSSPVTAKAAGVQVQIGNRIVTTNAKGEALFSGNVPAGDYKLTVTGYREGKAPSIAKYTQDLKVIPKNVTALLTVEGPQGLIGEGTIKTSNALEALQQLGLSNDFKVDITKSSYGNFVSGIHGITQGLYDGWWSFIVWRSGEWIYPSLGMDAFELQESDRVLVYYAGETTQVVDTAVVSSSQPKPGEAFTVTVSQKKWVWNKDTFTSDPVTSPAAGVQVSIGDKKAITNAKGVAVFDEGLPANTYTIIVTGYAKDSVPSVARYTQSLNVGSADIASAKATATISVVGDSKKGTMLNSTTVALKEGETAYSLLISQLGDKVVSSGNAGSKYVKSIDGLAEFDGGPSSGWKYKTNRDADPSTSADSYILENGDTLYWYYSSGK, encoded by the coding sequence ATGAAGACAATATTCTCCTCCAAGTTTTTTGTACTTGGACTGGCCCTATTCATGGTCATTTCGATTCTAGGAACATCTCTTGCTCCTGCAGGAACCATCTTCGCAGAGGCGGGTGTTAGCACTGGGCAGGAAGCATCCAGTGATTCAGTTACTAATGCGGAGCGGATTAATGTTGCGGATGCGACCTATACGGCTGCAGAATTTATTCTAAAGGGTGGCTTGCAGTCAGATTGGCAAGCCATTGGACTAGCTCAAGCAGGATATAAACTGCCTGCGAGTTATAGCCTATCCCTTGAGAAAAAGGTGAAAGATGCAGAGGGAAATTTCGCGAACGTAACGGATTATGCGAGAATCGTACTCGCAGTAAGAGCAATTGGTGCCGATCCTACCAGCTTTGCTGGAAGCGGAACAGCTCCTGGCTATAATTTAATAGAGAAGATCTATAATCATGACAAAATCAGTGGACAGAAACTTAATAATCCAGTATATGCTTTGATTGCACTGGATTCTGGCAAATATAACATTCCATATAACGCAAAATGGACTGTGGATAAGCTCATTGCTGAGATTATTTCTAAGCAAAATCAAGATGGTGGCTTTGCCTTAACGACAGGCGCGAGCGAGCCTGATATGACAGCGATAGCTTTGGCCGCTCTAGCGGCACATAAGAGTAATCCGGAAGCTTACACAGCAGGACTACAAGCTGTGGCTTGGTTGTCCAATGCTCAGGATAGCCATGGAGGTTACGGAGATAGTGCTGAAAGCGCAGCACAAGCTATTCTAGGTCTTACATCCTTCGGTGTAGATCCAAGTGGATTAGAATATACCAAGAATAAAGTAAATCTGATCGGTAACCTACTAAGCTACCGTCTCGCTGACGGAAGCTTCGCTCATAGCCGTGGTGGAAGCAGCAATGTTCTAGCCACGGAGCAGGGTCTTCAGGCGCTTGTTGCCTACAATCTGCTCTATAAAGGTAGTAACAGCAAGCTATACGATTTTTCTAAGTCATCCGTTCAGAGTGCCTTAATCTATGCTCCTGTTACTGTAGAAGGTCCTAATAGTACATTAGCACAGGGATATGTATATGCCGGAAACGCACTTGGAGCACTGGAGAAGCTGGCACTTCAAACGAACTTGCCGATCACGAATCCATCCGGTGCTTATGTCACAGGAATTGGAAACGTTCTGGGCGGAAGCTATGGCGGTTATGATGGATGGATGTATATCGTATCCCGTGGTGGTCAATGGATCAATCCAGATGTTGGAATGAGCGATTTTGCGCTTAAAGATTCAGATCAGCTACTGGTTTACTATGCCGGAGACGACACTAAGCTTGTAGATTCGGTAACGGTGTCCAAACCAAGCCCTAAAGAGGGCGATTCTTTTACCGTAGTCGTGACTAGTAAGACATGGAAATGGGACGCTGTAACGAATACGTCCTCCCCTGTAACCGCCAAAGCTGCTGGCGTTCAGGTCCAAATTGGTAATCGTATCGTAACGACGAATGCTAAAGGCGAGGCTTTGTTCTCGGGGAATGTTCCAGCAGGTGATTACAAACTGACTGTAACAGGCTATCGTGAAGGAAAAGCGCCATCGATAGCTAAATATACTCAAGATCTAAAGGTGATTCCTAAGAATGTAACGGCTTTACTTACCGTTGAGGGTCCGCAAGGACTGATCGGTGAGGGGACTATAAAGACTTCCAATGCCCTTGAAGCTTTGCAGCAATTAGGGTTGTCCAATGATTTTAAAGTGGATATTACGAAATCCTCTTACGGAAATTTTGTATCGGGTATCCATGGAATTACGCAAGGACTTTACGACGGCTGGTGGAGCTTCATAGTATGGCGTAGCGGGGAGTGGATCTACCCAAGTTTGGGTATGGACGCTTTTGAATTACAGGAATCCGACCGGGTTCTTGTATATTATGCCGGAGAAACCACACAGGTTGTTGATACCGCGGTTGTTTCCTCATCACAACCAAAGCCGGGTGAAGCTTTCACAGTAACAGTCTCTCAGAAGAAATGGGTGTGGAATAAGGATACCTTTACTTCCGATCCAGTGACTTCTCCAGCCGCTGGAGTGCAGGTCTCGATCGGTGATAAGAAGGCAATCACAAATGCTAAGGGTGTAGCTGTTTTTGACGAAGGTCTACCAGCGAATACCTATACGATAATTGTTACCGGGTATGCTAAAGATAGTGTACCTAGTGTGGCGCGTTATACTCAATCACTGAACGTTGGATCAGCTGATATTGCTTCGGCTAAAGCTACTGCAACCATTTCAGTCGTTGGGGATAGCAAGAAGGGAACGATGCTGAACAGTACAACAGTAGCGCTAAAAGAAGGCGAAACGGCTTATAGCTTACTGATCAGTCAATTGGGTGATAAGGTTGTATCATCCGGAAACGCTGGTAGTAAATACGTGAAATCTATAGATGGTTTGGCTGAATTTGATGGCGGTCCAAGCAGTGGATGGAAGTATAAGACGAATAGGGATGCTGATCCAAGTACAAGTGCAGACAGCTATATTTTAGAGAACGGTGATACGTTATATTGGTACTATTCATCGGGTAAATAA
- the qoxC gene encoding cytochrome aa3 quinol oxidase subunit III: protein MKIDASKPLEYSTEENSNKIFGFWVFLGAEIALFATLFTVYFVMVDRFASGPSGPDLFEIGPVMIETLLLLTSSFTIGLAVHAMRHGYQKAMMVFFGLTLLMGLGFLGIEITEFVTYVHEGATLQTSGFLSSLFVLLGTHGAHVSFGFLWGAAILIQLKRQGINPATANKSFIFSLYWHFLDVVWIFIFSFVYLKGLM, encoded by the coding sequence ATGAAAATAGATGCGTCTAAGCCGCTTGAATACTCAACAGAAGAGAATAGTAATAAAATCTTTGGCTTCTGGGTCTTTCTAGGAGCAGAGATTGCACTGTTCGCTACGTTGTTCACTGTATACTTTGTAATGGTAGACCGTTTTGCCAGCGGCCCTAGCGGGCCGGACCTTTTTGAAATTGGTCCAGTGATGATCGAAACATTGCTGCTCTTGACAAGCTCGTTCACGATCGGTCTTGCAGTTCATGCTATGCGGCATGGCTACCAAAAAGCCATGATGGTCTTTTTCGGACTAACCCTGTTAATGGGTCTCGGCTTCCTTGGTATTGAAATCACGGAGTTTGTCACTTATGTTCACGAAGGGGCTACACTTCAAACTAGTGGTTTCCTATCCAGTCTCTTTGTACTGCTGGGAACACACGGAGCTCACGTATCGTTCGGGTTCCTGTGGGGTGCGGCTATTCTAATCCAGTTGAAGCGTCAAGGTATTAATCCGGCTACGGCCAATAAATCCTTTATCTTCTCGCTGTACTGGCATTTCTTGGACGTTGTCTGGATCTTTATTTTCAGCTTCGTCTATCTGAAAGGACTGATGTAG